A single window of Triplophysa rosa linkage group LG2, Trosa_1v2, whole genome shotgun sequence DNA harbors:
- the ypel1 gene encoding protein yippee-like 1: MVKMTKSKTFQAYLPNCHRTYSCIHCRAHLANHDELISKSFQGSQGRAYLFNSVVNVGCGPAEERVLLTGLHAVADIYCENCKTTLGWKYEHAFESSQKYKEGKFIIELAHMIKDNGWE, translated from the exons ATGGTAAAGATGACAAAGTCAAAGACTTTCCAGGCTTACCTGCCCAACTGTCACAGAACATACAGCTGCATCCACTGCCGGGCGCACCTCGCCAATCACGATGAGCTCATCTCAAAG TCATTCCAAGGCAGCCAGGGACGAGCCTACCTCTTTAATTCAGT TGTGAATGTGGGATGCGGTCCAGCCGAGGAGAGAGTCCTCCTAACAGGTTTACACGCTGTGGCAGACATCTACTGTGAAAACTGTAAAACCACTCTGGGCTGGAAATAT GAACACGCTTTTGAGAGCAGCCAGAAATACAAAGAAGGCAAGTTCATCATCGAGCTGGCGCACATGATCAAAGACAACGGTTGGGAGTGA